TATGACGCCACTTTTGTTTATGCCGATCGGTGGGGCACTCATTGCCAATGCCTTTGGAGGCAAAAAAGCAGACATCTTCAAGTATATGTGGATTTTTTGTACGTTTTGGTCGTTCTTTTTGGCATGGCTCGTTCAGTATGCGGGGCATTTGATTCCGTTTTTGGATCTGCCAGAAAAATGAATCTTATGTGTTTGAAAGCCTTGTCTTTTTTAGGCTAAAGTTGGCGGTGTGGAGAGTTTTGACAACAACTTTTTTCCAGTATCCGCCGACTTGCATTGGCTAGGTTGCTTACTTTTACCTCATGAGTAAACCTGAGAAGAAATTATTCCTGCTGGATGCCTATGCGCTGATCTATCGTGCCCATTTTGCGTTTAGCAAAAACCCGCGTATCAACTCAAAGGGAGTCAATACCAGTGCAGTTTTTGGCTTCATGAACTCTCTGTTGGAGATTTTGAAAAAGGAAAAACCTACTCACATTGGTGTTGCATTTGACACGAGTGCGCCGACCTTTCGCCACATTCAGTTTCCCGAATACAAGGCGCATCGCGAAGAGACGCCAGAGGATATCCGTACGGCCACTCCACTGATCAAGGACATACTCAAAGCCATGAATATTCCAATCCTGCTGATGGACGGATTTGAGGCGGATGACGTCATTGGTACGATTGCCAAGGCAGCTGCGCGCCAGGGTTTCGAAGTGTTCATGATGACACCTGACAAGGACTATGCGCAACTGGTAGAGGAGCATATCTATCTCTACAAGCCCGCCTATATGGGCAATGCCGTAGATGTACTCGGCATCCCCGAAGTACTTGCTAAGTTTGAGATAGATAACGTAGATCAGGTACGCGATGTGCTCGGACTAGAAGGAGACGCAGCAGACAACATTCCAGGCATCCCTGGGGTCGGAAAGAAAACCGCCATCAAATTCATCAAACAATACGGTTCGGTAGAGGGCTTACTCGAAAATACGGCAGACCTCAAAGGCAAGATGAAAGAAAAAGTCGAGGAGTTCGGTGCGCAAGGGGTATTGTCCAAGGAGCTTGCCACCATCAAAATCGACGTGCCTGTAGCCTTTGACGAAGAAGACCTCAAACACTGCGAACCCAACGAGGAGGCTGTCAAAAAGATATTTGAAGAACTGGAGTTTCGTACAATGCTCAAGCGGCTCTTCGGGGACGATGGACAATCGGCCCCTACACCTGCCACCACACCCAAAAAGAAAGCAGCTGCTGCTCCGACGGCACAGTTGGGGCTATTTGGTGCGGTGGACAGTAGTAATACAACCGACCCAGTAGCGGAGAGCTTGCCCGTCGAAAAGCAAGACATCACCACCATAGCACATGATTACCATCTCATCGATACGCCAGCCCTCAGAAAGTCACTCACGAAATACCTGTTGATGCAGGAGGAGTTTTGTTTTGACACAGAGACGACCAGTATCAACCCTGAAGAAGCCGAACTCGTGGGGATTGCTTTTGCCTATCAGGCCCATGAGGCATATTACGTGCCGTTCCCCGCGGATCAAAAAGAAGCACAAGCCATCGTAGAGGAGCTGCGCGAAGCACTAGAGTCTGAATCCATCGTCAAGATCGGACAAAACCTCAAGTACGACATTCAGGTGATGAAGAACTACGGTGTGGAGGTCAAGGGAAAATTGTTTGACACCCTACTCGCTCACTATCTCATCGACCCAGACTCTCGACACAAGATGGACGTGCTGGCGGAGAACTATCTAAATTATACCTGTATCCCGATCGAGGCACTGATAGGGAAAGGCAAGTCACAGCTCAACATGCGCGACATTCCTGTCGAGCAAGTCGTAGACTATGCGGCAGAGGATGCTGATATCACACTGCAACTCAGACAAATACTCGGAGCAGACATAGAAGCGCAAAATTTGGGCAAACTGCTGCATGAGGTCGAAGAACCACTCAGTATTGTGCTTGCAGACATGGAATATGCAGGTGTCAAGATCGATACTGAAGTACTCGGCGGGATGTCCAAGGATCTCAACGAACTCAGCATCACTGCGCAAGACAAGATTTTTGAGTTGGCGGGGCAGGAGTTCAACATTAACTCTCCCAAGCAGATGGGCGAAGTATTGTTTGAGAAAATGAAATTGGTCGAGAAACCCAAGAAGACCAAGACAGGACAGTATGCAACTGGAGAAGAAATCCTCTCCAAACTCGCCAGCGAACATGAGATCGCCGAGCGCATTTTGGAGTTTAGAGAATACCAAAAACTCAAATCCACCTACGTGGATGCATTGCCACTGCTGATCAGCAAAAAGGATGGCCTGATCCATACAGACTACCGCCAAGCGGTCGCAGCGACGGGTCGTCTTAGCTCCAACAATCCCAACCTGCAGAACATCCCGATCCGAACGACCAAGGGCAAAGAAATCCGCAAGGCATTTGTACCGAGGAGCAAGGACTACAAAATCTTCGCAGCGGATTACTCACAGATCGAGTTGCGTATCATTGCGGCATTCGCCAAAGACGAAAGTATGATCGATGCGTTCAAAAACGGTCGAGACATCCATGCGACGACTGCCTCCAAGGTATTCAAAGTACCAATGGAGGAGATGACACCCGACGTACGCCGCAAGGCCAAGGAGATCAACTTCGGCCTGATCTACGGCATCTCTGCGTTTGGGCTATCCCAAAACATAGGCATCAGTCGTACAGAAGCTGCGGAGATCATCGATGCGTACTTCACGGAGTTTCCAGGGATCAAGCGTTACATGGACGATACCGTCAACCAGGCCAAGGAACACGAGTATGTCGAGACGATCATGGGGCGTAGACGCTACCTAAGAGACATCAACTCTCGCAATGCTACAGTGCGCGGCTATGCCGAGCGAAACGCCATCAATGCCCCGATACAAGGGAGCGCGGCAGACATCATCAAGGTCGCAATGATCAACATCCACGATTGGATGAAAAAAGAAAAACTCAAGTCCAAGATGACCATGCAGGTACATGATGAATTGGTCTTCGATGCGCACGTCGACGAGCTCGATCTGCTCAAAACCAAAGTGGAGGAGTTCATGAAAAACGCCATCCAACTGGACGTCCCGATGGAGATCGGGATGGGGGTGGGTGACAACTGGCTAGAAGCGCATTAAGAGGATGTAAACGCCCTGCTTGCATTCTTAGAATAGTTCAATACCGTTAGGGGTTGAAAGAAGAGTTAGAAGGAATGAAAGCTAATAACCAGTGGTTTAGGGATGAAGTAGGGGATGTTCCTAAATGTTGTTTCAAGCAACTTTTTCTTATGTATAGGTAAATCACCTAGCCCTATAAAAGAAAAAATGAATTGATCGCACCAAAACGGTCATTCATCTAAATTGTCTCTTTTTTTTACAATTTTTGAATCTATTTTGCACATCCAGCCCGTAAGTATGATGGTGAGTTCAGAAAGACTTACAATATAGCATTTAGAGAATCAAGATGAGAAAAATTATAGCGACAGCAATTTTGCTGATTTCAGCGATTTATGTGGGGTATGCAGGTAGCATTGCATCTGTTCAGAGTGGCGATTGGAACGATCCAGCTACTTGGGGAGGTGCAGTGCCAGGAACAGGAGATGATGTCACCGTCTCACATGATGTGACGATTAACTCTAGTCTTGTTGTGAACTCCTTAACGTTTGGACAGGCATATTACCCTAATCCTGACATAGGAACTTTAGTGATTGGGTCAAATAGTATTGTTACGGTTACGACTGGGGAAACGAACCTGAATCGAAGTGGGAATGTGCTTACAGTTGAAGAAGGTTCTTCATTGGTTAAAACTAGTGGTGACTTTAAAGTATCAGCACAAGCCACTGTGGCAATCAATGGCGGTGTAGAGGTTCAAAATGGGGACTTTACAGTTTCGGGAGGGAATAACTCTACCTTGATTGTCGCTGAAAGTGGATCTCTTGCTGTAAGTGGTGAATTTACTTATGCTCATAGTAATCAAACGATAGACATCTTAGGAAATGTTACAGTTGGTTCAATGAAAGCTAGTGGTGGAAGCGGAACAACTTTTAATATTGGTTCTACGGCTACCTTTACAATTACCAATGCCTTAACTATCACTACGACACAAAGCTTTTTAGTAAATGGTGATTTTAATATTGGGAGTGTTTCTGTGACAGGAGGTAGCCCGATTTTTGAAATCGGTGAGGGAGGATCAATGAATGTTTTTGGGAATTTTGATTTGGCTAGTTCTGGAGGATTGGATATAAGTGCTGGATCTGGAACGGTAAGTGTCGGTGGTGACATGAACATAGCTGGAGGGGCAAGTGCGAATGTAGATGGTACACTTGCCGTTGATGGAAATTTGAGCATTGAGAGTGATGGGAATCGAATTACAGGTTCAGGTAGTGTGTCTGCAACTACTGCAGATTGTCCTGGTGATGACTGTGGAATTGGGGACGAAGATGAAGTAACTTCAGCACCTGCCCCTGCGCCTGAACCAGAAGACCCATCTCTGCCTGTCGAGCTTATGTCATTTGTCCTTTCTGCAGATCAGAACAGCGTATCTATCACTTGGGAGACAGCGACTGAAATCAACAACGACCGTTTCAATGTGTATCGTTCGGACGATGGCGAAGATTTTGAGTTGATCTATACGGTAGATGGGCACGGGACGACCAACGACATACAGCGCTATGGTTATACGGATTACCCAGGCTTGTCGGGAGTCTATTTCTATCAGTTGGAGCAGGTGGATTATGATGGGAAAAACGAATTTTTCAATGTCAAGCAGGTTGCTTTTGGGACAGCAAGTCAGACACAAAATCTCACGATATACCCTGTGCCACTTTCGGCCAATGAGGATTTTTATGTGAGCTACCCAGAAACCAATGAAGTGGTCACTGCTAAAATCTATGACCTTTCTGGGAGTCTCAGCCTTGCGCTCACAGCGGAGCGCCAACAAAACCGAATTCGATTCATGAGTGCTGAGCTGGGCTTACAATCGGGGATCTACATCGTACAGATCCAAGTTGGACAGAATATTACAACCCAAAAAATCAGATTGCAATAACAACAACAAACTGATTGTAGTAAAAAGCCCACGGTGATGAGAGGTCACCGTGGGCTTTTTCTTTTTTATGGCGCAACTTGGAAGTAGTGTTATTTTCCTTTGGAGTTGCCGAGTAGTTGCTTTGCCATCGCAGCACCAATCAATGATTCGAGCGGAGTCCCTCCACCGTCTCCTCCTCCAGTAATCATGGTCTGCGGGAATTGGATGTTGGCGATTTCTTTCGCTACCCCTACAGAGGTTTTGTATTGCCATTCGGCTTTTTCTTGTGGCGTCAGTCCTGCAGAGACCAACTTGGCATTTTCATAGGCCATGGCTTCTGCTGCGACTTTTCTTTGCTGTGATTTCAATCGTTCGGTTTCCAGTGCGATAGCGGCCAGTTCCTTGTTGGTTTTTTCCTGTTTTAGCTTCGTTTCGATGGCGATGAGTTGTTTGACTTGCTCTTTTTCTTGCGTGACACGCTCGGCAGCTTTGTCTCGTTCTCCCTCTGCGATGATTCGCTGTTGTGAGGATTTGGCTGTTTCTATTTTTTGCTGTTCGAGTTGTCTTTTGGCAGATTCGTCACGTTGT
The DNA window shown above is from Reichenbachiella sp. 5M10 and carries:
- the polA gene encoding DNA polymerase I → MSKPEKKLFLLDAYALIYRAHFAFSKNPRINSKGVNTSAVFGFMNSLLEILKKEKPTHIGVAFDTSAPTFRHIQFPEYKAHREETPEDIRTATPLIKDILKAMNIPILLMDGFEADDVIGTIAKAAARQGFEVFMMTPDKDYAQLVEEHIYLYKPAYMGNAVDVLGIPEVLAKFEIDNVDQVRDVLGLEGDAADNIPGIPGVGKKTAIKFIKQYGSVEGLLENTADLKGKMKEKVEEFGAQGVLSKELATIKIDVPVAFDEEDLKHCEPNEEAVKKIFEELEFRTMLKRLFGDDGQSAPTPATTPKKKAAAAPTAQLGLFGAVDSSNTTDPVAESLPVEKQDITTIAHDYHLIDTPALRKSLTKYLLMQEEFCFDTETTSINPEEAELVGIAFAYQAHEAYYVPFPADQKEAQAIVEELREALESESIVKIGQNLKYDIQVMKNYGVEVKGKLFDTLLAHYLIDPDSRHKMDVLAENYLNYTCIPIEALIGKGKSQLNMRDIPVEQVVDYAAEDADITLQLRQILGADIEAQNLGKLLHEVEEPLSIVLADMEYAGVKIDTEVLGGMSKDLNELSITAQDKIFELAGQEFNINSPKQMGEVLFEKMKLVEKPKKTKTGQYATGEEILSKLASEHEIAERILEFREYQKLKSTYVDALPLLISKKDGLIHTDYRQAVAATGRLSSNNPNLQNIPIRTTKGKEIRKAFVPRSKDYKIFAADYSQIELRIIAAFAKDESMIDAFKNGRDIHATTASKVFKVPMEEMTPDVRRKAKEINFGLIYGISAFGLSQNIGISRTEAAEIIDAYFTEFPGIKRYMDDTVNQAKEHEYVETIMGRRRYLRDINSRNATVRGYAERNAINAPIQGSAADIIKVAMINIHDWMKKEKLKSKMTMQVHDELVFDAHVDELDLLKTKVEEFMKNAIQLDVPMEIGMGVGDNWLEAH
- a CDS encoding T9SS type A sorting domain-containing protein, encoding MRKIIATAILLISAIYVGYAGSIASVQSGDWNDPATWGGAVPGTGDDVTVSHDVTINSSLVVNSLTFGQAYYPNPDIGTLVIGSNSIVTVTTGETNLNRSGNVLTVEEGSSLVKTSGDFKVSAQATVAINGGVEVQNGDFTVSGGNNSTLIVAESGSLAVSGEFTYAHSNQTIDILGNVTVGSMKASGGSGTTFNIGSTATFTITNALTITTTQSFLVNGDFNIGSVSVTGGSPIFEIGEGGSMNVFGNFDLASSGGLDISAGSGTVSVGGDMNIAGGASANVDGTLAVDGNLSIESDGNRITGSGSVSATTADCPGDDCGIGDEDEVTSAPAPAPEPEDPSLPVELMSFVLSADQNSVSITWETATEINNDRFNVYRSDDGEDFELIYTVDGHGTTNDIQRYGYTDYPGLSGVYFYQLEQVDYDGKNEFFNVKQVAFGTASQTQNLTIYPVPLSANEDFYVSYPETNEVVTAKIYDLSGSLSLALTAERQQNRIRFMSAELGLQSGIYIVQIQVGQNITTQKIRLQ